Proteins encoded in a region of the Atribacterota bacterium genome:
- a CDS encoding DMT family transporter gives MEKKEKEGVILVIICVFIHGALPILGKYGVSLVHPLFFAALTNLIAAAGLILIILYRSESIKKLINRKYFLSLLLIGFFGTTISNILFFYGVRITSGINSSILLQVEPIYALFIGYIILKEKVTFRQIIATTVIIFGTLLVIYQGTFSLNWGDLLVIGTPLCYQIGHIFSKRLLNQRELSPLFIAAGRTLYGGIFLFIISQVFGVQEYEKLRELNILGILVFYGLVIYGLTYYTFYESIKRINLSKATAIISAYPAVSILLAWFLLKEIPDFYQISGFLIILAGILYLSSLKSESRL, from the coding sequence TTATCCATGGAGCATTACCAATTCTTGGTAAGTATGGTGTCTCCCTGGTTCATCCTCTTTTTTTTGCAGCTTTGACTAACTTGATAGCGGCGGCTGGTTTAATTTTAATAATATTATACAGATCAGAATCAATTAAAAAACTCATAAACAGAAAGTATTTTCTTTCTCTATTATTGATTGGATTCTTTGGTACAACTATATCTAATATTTTATTTTTTTATGGTGTCAGGATAACTAGTGGAATAAACTCCTCAATTCTGTTACAGGTAGAGCCGATTTATGCTCTTTTTATAGGATATATTATATTAAAAGAAAAAGTAACATTCCGACAAATAATTGCCACTACAGTTATTATTTTTGGAACATTATTAGTAATTTATCAGGGTACCTTTTCTTTAAATTGGGGAGACTTGCTGGTTATAGGTACACCATTATGCTATCAGATAGGTCATATTTTCAGTAAAAGATTATTGAATCAAAGAGAGTTAAGTCCACTTTTTATAGCAGCTGGGAGGACATTATATGGAGGTATTTTTTTGTTTATAATCAGTCAAGTATTCGGAGTCCAGGAATATGAAAAGTTAAGAGAATTAAATATATTAGGTATTCTTGTCTTTTACGGTCTGGTAATCTATGGCCTTACCTATTATACTTTCTATGAATCCATCAAACGCATCAATCTTTCCAAGGCAACTGCAATTATCTCAGCATATCCGGCAGTATCCATATTACTGGCCTGGTTTTTATTGAAAGAGATTCCCGATTTTTATCAAATAAGTGGTTTTTTGATTATTTTAGCTGGAATTCTCTATTTGTCCAGCTTAAAAAGTGAATCACGTTTATGA